The following are from one region of the Cupriavidus sp. D39 genome:
- a CDS encoding Hsp20/alpha crystallin family protein → MMYRSLFPRDVFSELDRLQREMQQAFELSPSIRGRVSFPAMNVGGTPHSVEIYAFAPGTDPASIDVQLVKGVLTIVGERKPDLSDKDEQTSLHIDERFAGRFRRVVSLPDDVNPNAVEAKYRDGVLHISIQRLEAAQRRQISIQ, encoded by the coding sequence ATGATGTATCGGTCCCTGTTTCCCCGTGACGTATTCTCAGAACTGGACCGCCTGCAGCGCGAGATGCAACAGGCATTCGAGCTGTCTCCCAGCATTCGTGGTCGGGTCAGTTTTCCGGCCATGAATGTAGGCGGCACACCCCACTCGGTGGAAATCTACGCCTTTGCCCCCGGCACCGATCCGGCCAGCATCGACGTCCAACTGGTGAAGGGCGTACTGACCATTGTCGGCGAGCGCAAGCCCGATCTCTCTGACAAGGACGAGCAAACCTCCCTGCATATCGATGAACGCTTCGCCGGCCGCTTCCGTCGCGTGGTGAGCCTACCGGACGACGTGAATCCCAATGCGGTGGAAGCCAAGTACCGCGACGGCGTGCTGCACATCAGCATCCAGCGCCTCGAAGCCGCGCAGCGGCGCCAAATCAGCATCCAGTGA
- a CDS encoding Hsp20/alpha crystallin family protein: protein MSENTAVTKQADTGSAEAALMPPVNVYEDAAGITLYADLPGVPKDKLVVQVEGDILTIKGEVVLDQPEGMEASYVEVSLPRYRRVFTLSKELDAEKVVAEFNHGVLKLRIPKAEYAQPSRIEVKIA from the coding sequence ATGAGCGAAAATACTGCTGTCACCAAACAAGCCGACACTGGCAGCGCTGAAGCGGCCCTGATGCCGCCAGTGAATGTGTACGAGGACGCCGCAGGCATCACCCTGTACGCCGATCTGCCGGGTGTGCCCAAGGACAAGCTGGTCGTGCAGGTGGAAGGCGACATCCTGACCATCAAGGGCGAAGTCGTCCTGGATCAGCCGGAGGGCATGGAAGCCAGCTACGTGGAGGTTTCCCTGCCGCGTTACCGGCGCGTGTTCACGCTCTCCAAGGAACTAGATGCCGAGAAGGTGGTGGCCGAGTTCAACCACGGCGTGCTCAAGCTGCGCATCCCCAAAGCCGAATATGCGCAACCGAGCCGCATTGAGGTCAAGATCGCGTGA
- a CDS encoding Hsp20/alpha crystallin family protein, giving the protein MKLESLKESFGSLWDNLAEGWHHLTQTAAGALTRFKPGEDANLPGRSEVENSFYLPTQGWAMLGGDVFEDEKHVVVRLEVPGMEKQEINLEVRDDALVVCGEKRFDRESTEGRWRVMQCAYGNFRRVLPLPAPVVADQAKATYKNGVLRVDLPKATPGKPKSFTITVE; this is encoded by the coding sequence ATGAAACTGGAATCGTTGAAAGAGAGTTTCGGTTCTCTGTGGGATAACCTGGCCGAAGGCTGGCACCATCTCACGCAGACTGCCGCCGGCGCGCTGACCCGGTTCAAACCGGGTGAAGACGCCAATCTGCCTGGCAGGAGCGAAGTCGAGAACAGCTTTTATCTACCGACCCAGGGCTGGGCCATGCTGGGCGGCGACGTGTTCGAAGACGAAAAACACGTGGTGGTGCGCCTGGAAGTACCGGGCATGGAAAAGCAGGAAATCAACCTCGAAGTGCGCGACGACGCCCTGGTGGTGTGTGGAGAGAAACGCTTCGACCGAGAGAGCACGGAAGGCCGCTGGCGCGTGATGCAATGCGCCTATGGTAACTTCCGTCGCGTGTTGCCCCTGCCGGCCCCGGTAGTGGCTGACCAAGCCAAGGCAACTTACAAGAACGGTGTACTTCGAGTGGACTTGCCCAAGGCCACGCCGGGGAAACCCAAGTCTTTCACAATCACAGTGGAGTGA
- a CDS encoding aldehyde dehydrogenase family protein, translated as MALVRQTNNQETRVIQRYQLYVDGHRVDSAGGRILQCTNPYTGQVWAEIPDASAEDVALAGAAANRAFSNGWRA; from the coding sequence ATGGCGCTCGTAAGGCAGACGAATAATCAGGAGACAAGGGTGATACAGAGATACCAGCTGTATGTGGACGGCCACCGTGTGGATTCCGCAGGCGGTCGCATACTGCAATGCACCAATCCTTACACGGGCCAGGTATGGGCAGAGATCCCGGACGCCAGTGCCGAGGATGTCGCTCTGGCCGGCGCAGCGGCAAACAGGGCGTTTAGCAACGGTTGGCGTGCGTGA
- a CDS encoding tripartite tricarboxylate transporter substrate-binding protein, whose amino-acid sequence MYVPAGTPQPVIDVFSRVILQDLKAADVQQRFAIAGLETYPAIAEELGQFGNNETKKWKALVKNAGIQPQ is encoded by the coding sequence GTGTACGTGCCTGCCGGCACCCCGCAACCCGTCATCGACGTCTTCTCCCGAGTCATTCTGCAAGACCTGAAGGCTGCCGACGTGCAGCAGCGGTTCGCCATCGCAGGGCTGGAGACGTATCCGGCGATTGCCGAGGAACTCGGTCAATTTGGAAATAACGAGACCAAGAAATGGAAGGCCCTGGTAAAGAACGCAGGAATCCAACCTCAATAA
- a CDS encoding isochorismatase family protein, whose protein sequence is MATRCPNSRRFSRRTDIVNCYEDPTFRQALEDLVAKTGRRHIIISGVTIGTCFTFPTLSMLQDGYSVFPVVDACGAWNAYEAQAAMSRMANSGASLASTSHWHANYRPTRCARLRMTCWRPLFRTCPSTAS, encoded by the coding sequence ATGGCGACACGTTGCCCGAACTCAAGGAGATTTTCTCGCCGGACCGACATTGTCAACTGCTACGAGGACCCTACCTTCCGCCAAGCACTTGAAGACCTGGTGGCAAAGACGGGGCGGCGGCACATCATCATCTCAGGCGTCACAATCGGAACCTGCTTCACATTCCCGACCCTCTCGATGCTACAAGATGGCTACAGCGTTTTCCCTGTGGTTGACGCCTGCGGCGCGTGGAACGCTTACGAGGCACAGGCTGCGATGTCTCGCATGGCGAATTCAGGTGCCTCACTGGCATCGACCTCGCACTGGCATGCGAACTACAGGCCGACTAGATGCGCCCGACTGCGAATGACATGTTGGCGCCCTTTATTCAGAACTTGCCCGAGTACGGCTTCGTAA
- a CDS encoding sigma 54-interacting transcriptional regulator: protein MERSQLEHAGGSQARRVDVQVVAATSEDLNRIVLAGKFRADLYYKLNVYPVPIPPLRRRREDIPQLTEHFLGKYNAL, encoded by the coding sequence CTGGAGCGATCCCAGCTCGAGCACGCTGGCGGTTCGCAGGCCAGGCGAGTGGATGTACAGGTTGTTGCCGCGACAAGCGAAGACCTCAACCGGATCGTGCTCGCCGGAAAATTCCGCGCAGACCTGTATTACAAGCTCAATGTATATCCGGTCCCGATTCCACCGCTACGCCGACGCAGGGAAGACATCCCTCAGTTGACGGAACATTTCCTCGGCAAGTACAACGCCCTGTAG
- a CDS encoding cytochrome c gives MPRFVLVLSYVMTSLSGIYASHSEAQSAGDADRIKRGQYLATAGDCVACHSAPAGKPYAGGLSLPTPLGAIVSTNITPSKTHGIGNYTLAQFTDALRKGERADGQRLYPAMPYTSYALVTDDDAAALYAYFMHGVAPVDAAPDPTALPFPFNIRLSMAAWNLLFLDDKPFRSDPSKSAEWNRGAYLSRGLAHCSACHTPRNFMMAEDSAREFGGGDVGTWYAPNITSDAISGIGSWNEQEIAGYLHSGDAMNKSQAAGPMAEAIDHSLRHLNDADLHAIAIYLKSVPPIHDAADTRAASSWGAKADDLISIRGVPLPTDLNRMTGPQLYDAHCATCHQAHAEGSFDGGLPSLFHNAALGRSKANNLVMVILDGVQRQVDPPELRMPGFAHSLSDQQIATLASYLTQRYGNPKAVVTADEVKSLRQGGAPSSLVALARVSMAVGLIVVIGLIFFVVRRRRRRST, from the coding sequence ATGCCTCGTTTTGTCCTCGTCCTGAGTTACGTGATGACGTCGCTCTCAGGTATATATGCATCGCACAGCGAGGCACAGAGCGCCGGCGATGCCGATCGGATCAAACGAGGCCAATACCTGGCAACGGCAGGCGACTGCGTGGCCTGCCACAGTGCGCCAGCCGGGAAGCCTTATGCAGGCGGGCTGTCACTTCCAACGCCCCTGGGTGCCATTGTTTCGACGAATATCACTCCGTCGAAAACCCACGGCATCGGCAACTATACACTTGCACAGTTCACCGACGCGTTGCGCAAGGGCGAGCGTGCAGACGGGCAACGTCTGTATCCGGCAATGCCATACACGTCCTATGCGCTGGTGACCGATGACGATGCGGCAGCGCTGTACGCCTATTTCATGCATGGCGTAGCGCCTGTAGATGCCGCACCCGACCCCACTGCCCTGCCCTTCCCCTTCAATATCCGTCTGTCGATGGCGGCCTGGAATCTGCTATTCCTCGACGACAAGCCATTCCGCTCCGACCCGAGCAAAAGCGCTGAGTGGAACCGCGGCGCCTACCTGAGCCGCGGGCTGGCGCACTGCAGCGCCTGCCATACCCCACGTAATTTCATGATGGCCGAAGATAGCGCTCGTGAGTTCGGTGGAGGTGATGTGGGAACATGGTATGCGCCGAACATCACGTCGGATGCGATCAGTGGCATCGGGAGTTGGAACGAGCAGGAGATTGCCGGCTATCTGCACAGCGGTGACGCCATGAATAAATCACAGGCCGCCGGACCCATGGCAGAAGCCATTGATCACAGCCTGAGACATCTGAACGATGCCGACCTGCATGCTATCGCGATCTATCTGAAGAGCGTGCCCCCGATCCACGACGCCGCCGATACCCGTGCAGCCTCTTCATGGGGTGCCAAGGCGGACGATCTGATCAGTATTCGCGGGGTTCCCTTGCCCACTGACCTGAACCGGATGACCGGTCCCCAACTCTACGACGCCCATTGTGCGACTTGCCACCAGGCACACGCGGAAGGCAGTTTTGACGGAGGCTTGCCCTCGTTGTTTCACAATGCGGCGCTTGGCAGATCCAAGGCCAACAATCTGGTCATGGTGATACTGGACGGCGTTCAGCGCCAGGTCGATCCGCCTGAACTGCGGATGCCCGGATTCGCCCATTCACTCTCCGACCAGCAAATCGCCACGCTGGCGTCCTACCTGACTCAACGCTACGGGAATCCCAAGGCGGTCGTCACAGCCGATGAAGTCAAATCGTTGCGGCAGGGCGGAGCGCCTTCGAGTCTTGTCGCCCTCGCCCGCGTCAGCATGGCGGTAGGTCTAATTGTTGTCATCGGCCTGATATTTTTCGTCGTCCGACGCAGGCGCAGAAGGTCAACCTAA